A window of Cryptomeria japonica chromosome 3, Sugi_1.0, whole genome shotgun sequence contains these coding sequences:
- the LOC131030640 gene encoding multiple organellar RNA editing factor 9, chloroplastic — protein sequence MALFYPCPCSSSCHPKHPPLSQTPSSSLPKTSFSYSLSPLLYSSFQNSSFSALAIQSLKPKLVKPTLSNIKSTRPTVHNNKYICCAVNDSSSNYGGNRPPRETILLPGCDYEHWLIVMEFPKELKPSSEEMIDTYIKTLAQVVGSEEEAKKRIYALSTTTYTGFQALISEELSEKCKGLPGVLWVLPDSYIDVPNKDYGGDKFVDGKVVPRPQPRQTERPPPRKSYSKARSYEPRRYERRRDGPPVSQRNPTPEPQQTDMVQTEGQ from the exons ATGGCCCTCTTCTATCCCTGTCCGTGTTCCTCTTCATGTCATCCCAAGCATCCACCCTTATCTCAAACACCATCTTCTTCTCTGCCAAAAACCTCATTTTCTTATTCCCTTTCCCCACTTCTCTATTCCTCATTTCAGAACAGTTCATTCTCTGCTCTGGCTATCCAATCCCTCAAGCCCAAATTAGTGAAACCCACTTTGTCCAACATCAAATCAACAAGACCCACTGTACACAACAACAAATATATCTGCTGTGCCGTAAATGATTCATCTTCCAACTATGGTGGCAACAGGCCTCCCAGGGAAACCATACTGCTTCCAGGCTGTGATTATGAACACTGGCTTATTGTTATGGAGTTTCCCAAGGAACTGAAACCTTCTTCGGAGGAAATGATTGACACATATATTAAGACACTTGCCCAAGTTGTAGGAAG CGAAGAGGAGGCCAAAAAGAGAATATACGCATTGTCTACGACAACTTACACTGGATTTCAAGCACTAATTTCGGAGGAACTTTCTGAAAAATGCAAGG GGCTACCTGGAGTGCTTTGGGTTCTGCCTGATTCTTACATTGATGTCCCCAACAAAGATTATGGAG GGGACAAGTTTGTAGATGGGAAGGTGGTACCAAGACCTCAACCAAGACAAACTGAGAGGCCACCACCCCGCAAGAGTTACAGCAAGGCACGGTCATATGAGCCACGacgatatgagagaagaagagacgGGCCGCCGGTCTCACAAAGAAATCCTACTCCTGAGCCTCAACAAACAGATATGGTGCAGACTGAAG GGCAATAA